In Euphorbia lathyris chromosome 10, ddEupLath1.1, whole genome shotgun sequence, a single genomic region encodes these proteins:
- the LOC136208682 gene encoding large ribosomal subunit protein uL3y-like — protein MSHRKFEHPRHGSLGFLPRKRASRQRGKVKAFPKDDQTKPCRLTAFMGYKAGMTHIVRDVEKPGSKLHKKEACEAVTIIETPPMIVVGVVGYVRTPSGLRSLNTVWAQHLSEEVKRRFYKNWCKSKKKAFSKYSKRFESEDGKKDMESQLNKMKKYCTVIRVLAHTQIRKMKGLKQKKAHLMEIQVNGGDIAKKVDFAYSFFEKQIPIDAVFQKDEMIDIIGVTKGKGYEGVVTRWGVTRLPRKTHRGLRKVACIGSWHPARVSYTVARAGQNGYHHRTEMNKKIYKLGKTGNESHSAITDYDQTQKEITPIGGFPHYGVVKEDYLMIKGCCVGPKKRVVTLRQSLLNQTSRSALEEIKIKFIDTSSKFGHGRFQTTQEKDKFYGRVKA, from the exons ATGTCTCATCGTAAGTTTGAACATCCCCGACATGGATCTTTGGGTTTCCTTCCAAGGAAGAGGGCATCTCGTCAAAGAGGAAAAG TGAAGGCATTTCCCAAAGATGATCAGACAAAACCATGCAGACTGACTGCTTTTATGGGTTACAAAGCTGGGATGACTCACATTGTCAGAGATGTCGAAAAGCCAGGGTCAA AGCTCCACAAGAAAGAAGCCTGTGAAGCTGTTACCATCATTGAAACTCCACCCATGATTGTTGTTGGAGTTGTGGGTTACGTGAGAACACCTTCTGGTCTTCGCTCATTGAACACCGTTTGGGCTCAACACTTGAGCGAGGAGGTTAAGAGGAGGTTTTACAAGAATTGGTGCAagtcgaagaagaaggcattcAGCAAGTACTCAAAGAGGTTTGAATCTGAAGATGGGAAAAAGGATATGGAATCTCAGCTGAATAAAATGAAGAAGTATTGCACTGTTATCCGTGTATTGGCACACACACAG ATTAGGAAGATGAAAGGGCTGAAGCAGAAGAAAGCACATCTGATGGAAATTCAGGTGAATGGTGGTGATATCGCCAAGAAGGTTGACTTTGCCTACAGTTTCTTCGAGAAGCAGATTCCTATCGATGCTGTTTTCCAAAAGGATGAGATGATTGACATTATCGGAGTAACCAAGGGAAAGGGTTATGAAGGAGTTGTGACTCGTTGGGGTGTTACTCGCCTACCTCGCAAGACTCATCGTGGTCTTCGAAAGGTAGCCTGTATCGGATCATGGCATCCGGCTAGGGTTTCTTATACTGTTGCAAGGGCTGGGCAGAACGGTTATCACCACCGTACTGAGATGAACAAGAAAATCTACAAACTCGGGAAGACCGGCAATGAGTCTCATTCTGCAATCACTGATTATGACCA GACTCAAAAGGAGATCACACCTATCGGAGGCTTCCCGCATTATGGTGTGGTGAAGGAGGATTACCTGATGATAAAAGGTTGCTGTGTCGGACCGAAGAAGCGTGTGGTGACATTGAGACAATCACTCTTGAACCAGACATCAAGAAGTGCTTTGGAGGAAATTAAGATCAAGTTCATTGACACATCCTCTAAATTTGGGCATGGTAGGTTCCAGACAACACAGGAGAAGGACAAGTTCTATGGTCGTGTCAAGGCTTGA